In a genomic window of Zingiber officinale cultivar Zhangliang chromosome 9B, Zo_v1.1, whole genome shotgun sequence:
- the LOC122024715 gene encoding homeobox-leucine zipper protein ROC2-like isoform X2, giving the protein MTEEHEQEEQQNGILNGSIMMDPLFRGILDDDDHFPNVLDINTLAASNVEQGVQNHGKRKINYRHTTEQIQQLEAFFQEFPHLDDKQRKELGQKLGLDPMQVKFWFQNKRTQMMNQLEREENQRLREENDLLLSDNLKLKEALNSACCPNCGGPPSLGEISIDEQQLLAENSRLRKQIERITAMVAKRTGVQLIPFLELNLPATVAGVHPRPGSTSNNKNLPEFGKPAAAALAELAMAELLALAQLGEPMWVRGPDGLTEDLNQAEYVRAFANGLGPKSVNLATEATRATAIVAMPAEALVGMLMDVEKWIAFFSGIVTGAATVEVYATGAAAGSYDGALQLMTAELQVPSPLVPAREGLFLRHCKQPEGARWAVVDVSFEVRHDTMAKFRRRPSGCIIQETPDGRSKVVWVEHVEADHGDVHALYKAIVNSGLAFGAKRWLARMERQCERLSSLTNSTAHIGNVEMTHNILNLSERMAMSFCSGVSGSLIHQWAQVTGAATNDVRIRSRKNNGDPGRPAGTVLSASTSIWLPISPKRVFDFLRSVPSRSQWDILLHGAMVYEAAAAILSSLEEDNCVSILAVGLPGEGNTTMILQETRSDSTCKYIIYSPVEAAMVNAVLGGEDSNSVALLPSGFAILPDEISERGGSLLTVALQIFIDSSPGSEIISGSIDVVNSLLSCTCDRIRAIMSSSNVQ; this is encoded by the exons ATGACTGAGGAACATGAGCAAGAAGAACAACAAAATGGAATACTAAATGGGTCAATCATGATGGATCCATTGTTTCGTGGCATTCTTGACGACGACGATCACTTCCCCAATGTCTTAGATATCAATACGCTGGCCGCATCCAATGTTGAGCAAGGTGTTCAAAACCATGgaaaaagaaagatcaactatcgACATACAACAGAGCAAATTCAACAACTCGAGgc GTTCTTCCAAGAATTCCCTCATCTAGACGACAAACAAAGGAAGGAGTTAGGGCAAAAACTCGGATTAGACCCAATGCAAGTGAAGTTTTGGTTTCAAAACAAGAGGACACAAATGATG AACCAACTCGAGCGAGAGGAAAACCAAAGGTTGAGGGAGGAGAATGATCTTCTCCTATCGGACAACTTGAAGTTGAAGGAAGCACTCAACAGTGCTTGTTGTCCCAACTGTGGCGGCCCGCCCTCACTCGGTGAGATCTCTATCGACGAGCAACAACTACTAGCCGAAAACAGTCGTCTACGCAAACAG ATCGAAAGGATCACTGCAATGGTCGCAAAGCGAACAGGGGTTCAGCTGATTCCGTTCCTAGAACTAAACCTACCGGCAACTGTGGCTGGAGTCCATCCTAGACCAGGTTCAACTTCGAACAATAAGAATCTGCCCGAGTTTGGGAAACCGGCTGCGGCCGCTTTGGCTGAGCTAGCCATGGCGGAGCTTCTCGCACTGGCTCAGCTCGGCGAACCGATGTGGGTTCGAGGGCCCGACGGGCTCACCGAAGACTTAAACCAGGCCGAATATGTCCGAGCTTTTGCAAATGGGCTCGGACCCAAGAGTGTGAACCTGGCTACAGAGGCCACCCGGGCTACCGCAATCGTGGCCATGCCGGCTGAGGCACTGGTCGGCATGCTCATGGACGTG GAGAAATGGATCGCGTTCTTCTCCGGCATCGTCACCGGAGCAGCCACCGTGGAGGTGTACGCCACCGGAGCAGCAGCAGGAAGCTACGATGGCGCTCTGCAACTG ATGACGGCCGAGCTGCAGGTTCCGAGCCCCCTCGTTCCGGCGAGGGAGGGCTTGTTCCTGAGGCACTGCAAGCAGCCGGAGGGAGCGCGCTGGGCCGTGGTCGACGTTTCCTTCGAAGTGCGGCACGACACCATGGCCAAGTTCCGCCGAAGGCCCTCCGGATGCATCATCCAGGAAACACCTGACGGTCGCTCGAAGGTCGTATGGGTCGAGCATGTCGAAGCGGACCATGGAGATGTCCATGCGCTGTACAAGGCCATCGTCAACTCCGGCCTTGCCTTCGGAGCAAAAAGATGGCTGGCGAGAATGGAGAGGCAGTGCGAGAGATTATCGAGCCTCACCAATTCCACTGCTCATATCG GGAACGTCGAGATGACCCATAACATACTAAATCTATCGGAGAGGATGGCGATGAGCTTCTGCAGCGGTGTCAGTGGCTCTCTGATCCACCAGTGGGCTCAAGTAACTGGTGCTGCCACAAACGATGTGAGGATCAGGAGCAGGAAGAACAATGGAGATCCAGGGAGACCTGCTGGAACTGTGCTCAGTGCAAGCACTTCAATCTGGCTGCCAATCTCTCCAAAGAGAGTTTTTGATTTCCTGCGCAGTGTGCCATCGCGTAGCCAG TGGGACATTTTGCTGCATGGAGCCATGGTCTACGAAGCAGCAGCAGCCATTTTGAGCAGCCTGGAAGAAGACAACTGTGTCTCCATTTTGGCAGTTGGA CTCCCTGGCGAGGGGAACACGACGATGATACTGCAAGAAACCCGGAGTGACTCAACTTGCAAATACATTATCTACTCTCCTGTTGAGGCTGCCATGGTCAATGCAGTGCTTGGTGGCGAGGACTCCAACTCTGTTGCACTTCTGCCTTCAGGATTTGCCATACTCCCTGATGAGATCTCTGAACGTGGGGGTTCTCTTCTCACTGTAGCTCTTCAGATCTTTATCGACTCGTCTCCTGGTTCCGAGATCATTTCTGGATCCATAGATGTAGTGAACAGTCTTCTGTCCTGCACCTGTGACAGAATAAGAGCCATCATGTCATCCAGTAACGTTCAGTAG
- the LOC122024715 gene encoding homeobox-leucine zipper protein ROC2-like isoform X1, with protein sequence MQSIKVFRESCGLEFPRIDAKLQFIDMTEEHEQEEQQNGILNGSIMMDPLFRGILDDDDHFPNVLDINTLAASNVEQGVQNHGKRKINYRHTTEQIQQLEAFFQEFPHLDDKQRKELGQKLGLDPMQVKFWFQNKRTQMMNQLEREENQRLREENDLLLSDNLKLKEALNSACCPNCGGPPSLGEISIDEQQLLAENSRLRKQIERITAMVAKRTGVQLIPFLELNLPATVAGVHPRPGSTSNNKNLPEFGKPAAAALAELAMAELLALAQLGEPMWVRGPDGLTEDLNQAEYVRAFANGLGPKSVNLATEATRATAIVAMPAEALVGMLMDVEKWIAFFSGIVTGAATVEVYATGAAAGSYDGALQLMTAELQVPSPLVPAREGLFLRHCKQPEGARWAVVDVSFEVRHDTMAKFRRRPSGCIIQETPDGRSKVVWVEHVEADHGDVHALYKAIVNSGLAFGAKRWLARMERQCERLSSLTNSTAHIGNVEMTHNILNLSERMAMSFCSGVSGSLIHQWAQVTGAATNDVRIRSRKNNGDPGRPAGTVLSASTSIWLPISPKRVFDFLRSVPSRSQWDILLHGAMVYEAAAAILSSLEEDNCVSILAVGLPGEGNTTMILQETRSDSTCKYIIYSPVEAAMVNAVLGGEDSNSVALLPSGFAILPDEISERGGSLLTVALQIFIDSSPGSEIISGSIDVVNSLLSCTCDRIRAIMSSSNVQ encoded by the exons ATGCAGTCCATTAAGGTTTTTAGGGAGAGTTGTGGCCTTGAATTCCCAAGGATAGATGCAAAG TTGCAATTCATCGACATGACTGAGGAACATGAGCAAGAAGAACAACAAAATGGAATACTAAATGGGTCAATCATGATGGATCCATTGTTTCGTGGCATTCTTGACGACGACGATCACTTCCCCAATGTCTTAGATATCAATACGCTGGCCGCATCCAATGTTGAGCAAGGTGTTCAAAACCATGgaaaaagaaagatcaactatcgACATACAACAGAGCAAATTCAACAACTCGAGgc GTTCTTCCAAGAATTCCCTCATCTAGACGACAAACAAAGGAAGGAGTTAGGGCAAAAACTCGGATTAGACCCAATGCAAGTGAAGTTTTGGTTTCAAAACAAGAGGACACAAATGATG AACCAACTCGAGCGAGAGGAAAACCAAAGGTTGAGGGAGGAGAATGATCTTCTCCTATCGGACAACTTGAAGTTGAAGGAAGCACTCAACAGTGCTTGTTGTCCCAACTGTGGCGGCCCGCCCTCACTCGGTGAGATCTCTATCGACGAGCAACAACTACTAGCCGAAAACAGTCGTCTACGCAAACAG ATCGAAAGGATCACTGCAATGGTCGCAAAGCGAACAGGGGTTCAGCTGATTCCGTTCCTAGAACTAAACCTACCGGCAACTGTGGCTGGAGTCCATCCTAGACCAGGTTCAACTTCGAACAATAAGAATCTGCCCGAGTTTGGGAAACCGGCTGCGGCCGCTTTGGCTGAGCTAGCCATGGCGGAGCTTCTCGCACTGGCTCAGCTCGGCGAACCGATGTGGGTTCGAGGGCCCGACGGGCTCACCGAAGACTTAAACCAGGCCGAATATGTCCGAGCTTTTGCAAATGGGCTCGGACCCAAGAGTGTGAACCTGGCTACAGAGGCCACCCGGGCTACCGCAATCGTGGCCATGCCGGCTGAGGCACTGGTCGGCATGCTCATGGACGTG GAGAAATGGATCGCGTTCTTCTCCGGCATCGTCACCGGAGCAGCCACCGTGGAGGTGTACGCCACCGGAGCAGCAGCAGGAAGCTACGATGGCGCTCTGCAACTG ATGACGGCCGAGCTGCAGGTTCCGAGCCCCCTCGTTCCGGCGAGGGAGGGCTTGTTCCTGAGGCACTGCAAGCAGCCGGAGGGAGCGCGCTGGGCCGTGGTCGACGTTTCCTTCGAAGTGCGGCACGACACCATGGCCAAGTTCCGCCGAAGGCCCTCCGGATGCATCATCCAGGAAACACCTGACGGTCGCTCGAAGGTCGTATGGGTCGAGCATGTCGAAGCGGACCATGGAGATGTCCATGCGCTGTACAAGGCCATCGTCAACTCCGGCCTTGCCTTCGGAGCAAAAAGATGGCTGGCGAGAATGGAGAGGCAGTGCGAGAGATTATCGAGCCTCACCAATTCCACTGCTCATATCG GGAACGTCGAGATGACCCATAACATACTAAATCTATCGGAGAGGATGGCGATGAGCTTCTGCAGCGGTGTCAGTGGCTCTCTGATCCACCAGTGGGCTCAAGTAACTGGTGCTGCCACAAACGATGTGAGGATCAGGAGCAGGAAGAACAATGGAGATCCAGGGAGACCTGCTGGAACTGTGCTCAGTGCAAGCACTTCAATCTGGCTGCCAATCTCTCCAAAGAGAGTTTTTGATTTCCTGCGCAGTGTGCCATCGCGTAGCCAG TGGGACATTTTGCTGCATGGAGCCATGGTCTACGAAGCAGCAGCAGCCATTTTGAGCAGCCTGGAAGAAGACAACTGTGTCTCCATTTTGGCAGTTGGA CTCCCTGGCGAGGGGAACACGACGATGATACTGCAAGAAACCCGGAGTGACTCAACTTGCAAATACATTATCTACTCTCCTGTTGAGGCTGCCATGGTCAATGCAGTGCTTGGTGGCGAGGACTCCAACTCTGTTGCACTTCTGCCTTCAGGATTTGCCATACTCCCTGATGAGATCTCTGAACGTGGGGGTTCTCTTCTCACTGTAGCTCTTCAGATCTTTATCGACTCGTCTCCTGGTTCCGAGATCATTTCTGGATCCATAGATGTAGTGAACAGTCTTCTGTCCTGCACCTGTGACAGAATAAGAGCCATCATGTCATCCAGTAACGTTCAGTAG